A single genomic interval of Primulina huaijiensis isolate GDHJ02 chromosome 7, ASM1229523v2, whole genome shotgun sequence harbors:
- the LOC140980820 gene encoding uncharacterized protein → MLDKKYRAEDEGLKKFIVGRFLDFKMVDSKSVMSQVQELQLILHEIHAKGMSLRESFQVATLIEKLPPLWKDFKNYLKHKKKEMGLEDLIVRLRIEEDNKSTEAKASKMAARVNIVEASFKGKKRKFEKQPQQGQQPPNKKKFKGTCYNCGKPNHMAKDCRKPKKGNPQANVVQERSVSFDFSQLDLSAVILEANLVENPNEWWVDTGATRHICSNKGMFSTYTPSTGRKLYMGNSATSEVVGTGNWY, encoded by the coding sequence ATGCTTGATAAGAAATACAGGGCGGAGGATGAGGGCTTGAAGAAGTTCATTGTTGGGAGATTTTTGGACTTcaagatggtggactcaaaatcCGTGATGAGTCAAGTGCAAGAACTACAACTTATCTTGCACGAGATTCATGCGAAAGGAATGAGTCTAAGAGAGTCCTTCCAAGTTGCTACATTGATAGAGAAACTCCCTCCGTTGTGGAAAGATTTCAAGAATTACTTGAAGCACAAAAAAAAGGAGATGGGATTGGAGGATCTCATTGTGAGATTGAGGATAGAAGAGGACAACAAGAGCACCGAGGCCAAGGCAAGTAAAATGGCAGCAAGGGTGAATATTGTTGAAGCGAGTTTCAAGGGAAAAAAGAGAAAGTTTGAGAAACAACCACAACAAGGCCAACAACCACCAAACAAGAAGAAGTTCAAAGGCACTTGTTATAACTGCGGAAAACCGAATCACATGGCTAAGGATTGTAGGAAGCCAAAGAAGGGAAATCCTCAAGCCAACGTAGTTCAAGAAAGGTCGGTATCATTTGATTTTTCTCAGCTTGATTTATCTGCAGTTATTTTAGAAGCAAATTTGGTGGAAAACCCCAACGAGTGGTGGGTTGATACTGGAGCAACTCGACACATATGCTCCAACAAGGGGATGTTCTCCACATACACTCCATCGACCGGGAGAAAACTATACATGGGGAACTCCGCTACATCGGAGGTGGTGGGCACTGGAAATTGGTACTGA
- the LOC140980852 gene encoding uncharacterized protein, with translation MSEMLDTGLCPSRVLSPFREESGDEELSVLPRHTKVIVTGNNRTKSVLVGLQGVVKKAVGLGGWHWLVLKNGVEVKLQRNALSVLEPPTGNEDDDDYDFDDSSSCSEIGEKDHHRFASGFHFGKISKPRVRYSRPWSPSACTKSMSRSSCREVQYKCDATQLRVNLAKLGTGSLWRYWRSFHLANVSPNPTKEQLVNSVQQHFSSQQVDEVQVIVEFIRAAKKLQSVGVH, from the exons ATGAGTGAGATGCTGGACACGGGATTATGCCCTTCGCGGGTTTTGTCGCCTTTCCGCGAGGAAAGTGGAGATGAAGAGCTGTCAGTTCTACCAAGGCATACTAAGGTTATTGTGACAGGCAATAACAGAACGAAGAGTGTGTTGGTAGGTTTGCAAGGCGTTGTCAAGAAGGCTGTTGGCCTTGGTGGTTGGCATTGGCTG GTTTTGAAGAATGGGGTTGAGGTCAAGCTCCAAAGGAATGCTTTGAGTGTGTTAGAACCTCCTACTGGGAAcgaggatgatgatgattatgattttgatgattCTAGCAGTTGCTCTGAAATTGGTGAAAAGGACCATCATCGTTTCG CTTCTGGTTTTCACTTCGGAAAGATAAGCAAGCCCAGAGTTCGGTATAGCCGGCCATGGTCCCCATCTGCATGCACAAAATCAATGAGTCGTAGCAGTTGCAGAGAAGTTCAATACAAATGTGATGCAACTCAATTG AGAGTTAATTTGGCGAAGCTTGGAACTGGATCATTGTGGAGATACTGGCGAAGCTTCCATCTT GCAAATGTTAGTCCTAACCCCACGAAGGAACAACTGGTTAACTCCGTCCAGCAGCATTTTTCTTCACAG CAAGTGGACGAGGTACAAGTGATTGTGGAATTTATCCGTGCAGCCAAGAAGCTACAATCAGTTGGCGTGCATTGA